A window of bacterium contains these coding sequences:
- a CDS encoding NUDIX domain-containing protein — protein sequence MKDDYSIKAKIQKKDAITPTDEMLVVKIKGVRSYVIYVDIRNFSQWNNLEGNNDHFRKILLYSFYKIIEKYFPRDKNYRKFLGDGVFIIKDYREEEFDEVISSLKMLKDEFDKKKKELNKEGFNFDLLSLGIGMSVGFIKEIIYPSEEVDYMEYFLNLTSRYCDFARPCGIIIDYTSTLKHTEKIEASGFRKEVLTGIKGFFAGKKVWCSNEVHLPQIHPLTREDEIHQIEVYVAGVCVRREDVLKILVGKRNNKRRLYPGLWECGGGQVHRREYFEEAIKRQFREEFGVIVEPLKAFGSYKIDDRENDAIIPGIKFLCRFVDYLDDQVILNEAEFVEYRWILLEELDLYEFIPGIKEDIREAIRLYQEILG from the coding sequence ATGAAAGACGATTACAGTATAAAGGCTAAGATACAGAAGAAGGATGCTATAACCCCTACAGATGAAATGCTTGTAGTCAAGATTAAAGGGGTAAGAAGCTATGTTATCTATGTTGATATTAGAAATTTCTCCCAATGGAACAATCTCGAAGGAAATAATGACCATTTTCGAAAAATATTATTATATAGCTTCTACAAAATTATAGAGAAATACTTTCCAAGGGATAAAAACTATAGAAAATTTCTTGGTGATGGTGTTTTTATCATAAAAGATTATAGAGAAGAAGAATTTGATGAGGTAATAAGCAGCCTTAAAATGTTAAAGGATGAATTTGATAAAAAGAAAAAAGAGCTAAACAAGGAAGGCTTTAATTTTGATTTATTAAGCCTTGGGATTGGAATGAGCGTTGGTTTTATAAAGGAAATAATCTACCCAAGTGAAGAGGTTGATTATATGGAATATTTTCTTAATTTAACCTCTCGCTACTGTGATTTTGCCAGACCTTGTGGTATAATAATTGATTATACCTCAACGCTAAAACACACAGAAAAAATAGAAGCAAGTGGTTTTAGGAAAGAAGTATTAACAGGAATAAAAGGTTTTTTTGCTGGAAAGAAAGTTTGGTGTTCTAATGAGGTGCATCTTCCTCAAATTCATCCGCTTACCCGTGAAGACGAGATTCATCAAATAGAGGTTTATGTAGCGGGTGTTTGTGTAAGAAGGGAGGATGTATTAAAAATATTGGTGGGTAAACGGAATAATAAAAGAAGGCTATATCCTGGACTTTGGGAGTGTGGTGGCGGTCAAGTGCATAGGAGGGAATATTTTGAAGAGGCTATAAAGAGGCAGTTTAGGGAAGAGTTTGGTGTAATTGTTGAGCCATTAAAGGCATTTGGTAGTTATAAGATAGATGATAGAGAGAATGATGCTATTATTCCGGGGATAAAATTTTTATGTAGATTTGTAGATTATCTTGATGACCAAGTAATCCTCAATGAGGCAGAGTTTGTTGAATATAGATGGATTTTACTTGAGGAATTAGACCTTTATGAATTTATTCCAGGTATTAAGGAAGACATTAGGGAGGCAATAAGGCTTTATCAAGAGATATTGGGATAG
- a CDS encoding glycine--tRNA ligase subunit alpha: protein MTFQDIIFNLQKYWADYGCLIAQPYDIEVGAGTFSPLTFFRVLGEKPWRIAYVQASRRPTDGRYGENPNRLYHYYQFQVIIKPVPDDIQDVYLESLNALGVEPNLHDIRFVEDDWESPTLGAGGLGWEVWLDGMEITQFTYFQQMASLSLHPVSCEITYGLERIAMFLQEKDNVFSLVWNNGTTYGDIYLEGEIQFSKFNFKVADSNSHFELFGIYEKESFNLLKKGLYLPAYDYLLKCSHIFNILDARGLISVSERKNYIEKIRNLARECGGKYLKNGRM, encoded by the coding sequence ATGACCTTTCAAGATATAATCTTTAACCTTCAAAAATATTGGGCTGATTATGGATGTTTAATAGCCCAACCTTATGACATTGAAGTTGGGGCAGGGACATTTAGCCCTCTGACATTCTTCAGGGTATTGGGAGAAAAACCCTGGAGGATTGCCTATGTTCAGGCATCCAGAAGGCCAACCGATGGAAGGTATGGAGAGAATCCAAACAGGCTTTATCATTACTACCAATTTCAGGTTATTATAAAACCCGTTCCTGATGACATCCAGGATGTCTACCTTGAAAGCTTGAACGCTCTTGGTGTAGAGCCTAATTTACACGATATAAGGTTTGTTGAGGATGATTGGGAATCTCCTACACTTGGTGCAGGAGGCTTGGGATGGGAGGTTTGGCTTGATGGAATGGAAATAACCCAATTTACATACTTCCAGCAAATGGCATCCCTTTCTCTTCATCCTGTATCCTGTGAGATAACCTATGGTTTGGAGAGGATTGCAATGTTCCTTCAAGAAAAGGATAATGTATTTTCTCTTGTCTGGAACAACGGCACAACATATGGAGATATTTATCTTGAAGGAGAGATTCAATTTTCTAAATTTAACTTTAAAGTGGCAGATTCCAATAGCCACTTTGAGCTATTTGGAATTTATGAAAAGGAATCCTTTAATTTATTAAAAAAGGGGTTATATCTTCCTGCCTATGACTATCTTTTGAAATGCTCACATATATTCAATATTTTAGATGCAAGGGGTTTAATAAGCGTTTCTGAGAGAAAAAACTACATTGAAAAAATAAGAAACCTGGCAAGGGAATGTGGAGGGAAATATCTTAAAAATGGAAGAATGTGA
- a CDS encoding nucleotidyltransferase domain-containing protein encodes MKPIESLELFIKKREQSSRYEARLLKNSLPAIAKEFKKTFPEIKSLSLIGSFSKGNFAQKSDLDFVVSGLSKEKYLDAWLFFEKRTTRSIHLIRKEEIPSSLIERMKGRVLYE; translated from the coding sequence ATGAAACCCATAGAAAGTCTTGAGTTATTTATTAAGAAAAGAGAGCAATCAAGCCGTTATGAGGCAAGGCTTCTTAAAAATTCTCTTCCAGCAATAGCAAAAGAGTTTAAAAAAACCTTTCCCGAGATAAAATCCCTCTCTTTAATAGGCTCTTTTTCTAAAGGCAATTTTGCTCAAAAATCAGACCTTGATTTTGTGGTATCTGGACTTTCAAAGGAGAAATATCTTGATGCATGGCTTTTTTTTGAAAAAAGAACCACAAGAAGCATTCACCTTATCAGAAAAGAAGAAATTCCATCATCTCTTATAGAGAGAATGAAAGGGAGGGTTCTCTATGAATAA